Proteins encoded by one window of Spongiibacter tropicus DSM 19543:
- the rpsG gene encoding 30S ribosomal protein S7: MPRRRVAAKREILPDPKFGNLTLAKFMNHVMVSGKKSVAERIVYGALDLVQERLSKDPIEVFDEALENIAPMVEVKSRRVGGATYQVPVEVRPSRRTALAMRWLVDFSRGRGEKSMRQRLAGEIIDASQGKGSAVKKREDVHRMAEANKAFSHFRF, encoded by the coding sequence ATGCCAAGAAGACGCGTTGCCGCCAAGCGTGAAATCCTGCCGGATCCTAAATTCGGAAACCTCACTCTGGCCAAGTTTATGAACCACGTTATGGTCAGCGGTAAGAAATCGGTTGCAGAGCGCATTGTCTATGGAGCTCTGGACCTGGTGCAGGAGCGTTTGAGCAAAGATCCTATCGAAGTATTCGACGAGGCGCTGGAAAATATTGCGCCGATGGTGGAAGTAAAATCCCGTCGTGTAGGTGGTGCCACTTATCAGGTGCCAGTAGAAGTACGTCCGAGTCGCCGTACGGCTCTGGCAATGCGCTGGCTGGTAGATTTCTCTCGTGGCCGTGGTGAAAAGTCCATGCGTCAGCGTCTTGCTGGTGAGATTATCGATGCTTCTCAGGGCAAGGGCTCTGCAGTGAAGAAGCGCGAAGACGTGCACCGCATGGCCGAAGCCAACAAGGCCTTCTCGCACTTCCGTTTCTAA